In one Streptobacillus felis genomic region, the following are encoded:
- a CDS encoding transposase has translation MGRKGKFTFEEKLKMVKNIKEGIPISVVAKEYNIATETLSIIVSKYRFHGEKGLKEVGKHNRSYTIEFKQKVINEYLAGKSTRQLGIEYLISKNVVKNWINQYNKGILKEYDPKGEIYSMRSPKLSKETKMSIAKECIEKGKNYKDICTKYGVKYPNLYSWVIKYEKNK, from the coding sequence ATGGGAAGAAAAGGTAAATTTACATTTGAAGAAAAACTTAAAATGGTTAAAAATATTAAAGAAGGAATTCCAATTTCAGTTGTAGCAAAAGAATATAATATCGCTACAGAGACTCTAAGTATTATTGTTTCAAAATATAGATTTCATGGAGAAAAAGGTCTTAAAGAAGTAGGTAAGCATAATAGATCATATACTATAGAGTTTAAACAAAAAGTAATAAATGAATATCTTGCTGGAAAAAGTACTCGACAATTAGGAATAGAGTATTTAATTAGTAAAAATGTTGTAAAAAATTGGATAAATCAGTATAATAAGGGTATATTAAAAGAATATGATCCTAAAGGAGAAATATACTCTATGAGAAGTCCTAAACTAAGTAAAGAAACTAAGATGAGTATTGCAAAAGAATGTATAGAAAAAGGGAAAAATTACAAAGATATATGTACTAAATATGGTGTTAAATATCCTAATCTTTATTCATGGGTTATTAAATATGAAAAAAACAAATAG
- a CDS encoding ABC transporter ATP-binding protein has translation MSYIKIENLKKSYIIGENIIVANNDINFEINKGEFVVILGSSGAGKSTLLNILGGMDVVDSGNIYIDNKNIASFNKNELTKYRRFDVGFIFQFYNLLPNLTAKENVELASELVSDNIDVDKILKEVGLENRMDNFPSQLSGGEQQRVSIARAIAKNPKILLCDEPTGALDFNTGKQVLKILSDLSSKKNVTVIIVTHNSEIAKIADKVIHMQDAKVKEMYINEHKINVDEIKW, from the coding sequence ATGAGCTATATTAAAATTGAAAATCTAAAAAAGAGCTATATTATAGGTGAAAATATTATAGTTGCAAATAATGATATAAATTTTGAAATTAATAAAGGTGAATTTGTTGTGATTTTAGGTTCTTCTGGTGCTGGTAAATCTACTTTACTTAATATATTAGGTGGTATGGATGTTGTAGATTCAGGTAATATATATATAGATAATAAAAATATTGCCAGTTTTAATAAAAATGAGTTAACTAAATATAGAAGATTTGATGTTGGTTTTATATTCCAATTTTATAATTTATTACCAAATTTAACTGCTAAAGAAAATGTTGAGTTAGCTTCTGAATTAGTATCTGATAATATAGATGTAGACAAAATTTTAAAAGAAGTTGGATTAGAAAATAGAATGGATAATTTTCCATCACAATTATCTGGTGGAGAACAACAAAGAGTTTCTATTGCAAGAGCTATAGCTAAAAATCCTAAAATACTTTTATGTGATGAACCTACAGGAGCATTAGATTTTAATACAGGTAAACAAGTTTTAAAAATTTTATCTGATTTAAGTTCTAAAAAGAATGTTACTGTAATTATTGTAACTCATAATTCTGAGATTGCAAAAATTGCGGATAAAGTAATACATATGCAAGATGCAAAGGTAAAAGAAATGTACATTAATGAACATAAAATTAATGTTGATGAAATAAAGTGGTAA
- a CDS encoding patatin-like phospholipase family protein: MRVLSLDGGGLKGIYTIMMLDKIQKDFNIKFYEYFDIIIGTSTGSIIATLLSLGYEPREILNIYKDCYKDIFKKKSNRKRGLFGSLYENYRLENTINKYINNLSYKDLKTNLIIPSVDLSDSKINIVKSYEELNKKVEEQFDLRDAIISSSAAPGFFSPHKINEKMYVDGSIFSNNPALLGLAVSFELGVKDLKELKILSLGTGIENIKYDISEVSNQSIKKMFRLNSFLDNMFMKFFNVDEKDSGLISMAFPLLKTTMKTSIENTDYILTRILDNRNYLRINDLSKDLKIDEFPTELINNIDELYLQNHYSNLEIFFNEEINELLIIQNKSWIKKKIYNLGEKLKKFAIK; encoded by the coding sequence ATGAGAGTATTAAGTTTAGATGGTGGAGGATTAAAGGGAATTTATACCATAATGATGCTTGATAAAATACAAAAAGATTTTAATATAAAATTTTATGAATATTTTGATATTATTATTGGAACAAGTACAGGTTCAATAATTGCGACTTTGTTATCATTAGGGTACGAACCTAGAGAAATTTTGAATATATATAAAGATTGTTATAAAGATATTTTTAAGAAAAAAAGTAATAGAAAAAGAGGACTTTTTGGTTCTTTATATGAAAACTATAGATTAGAAAATACAATAAATAAATATATTAACAATTTATCTTATAAAGATTTAAAAACAAATTTAATCATACCAAGTGTAGATCTTAGTGATTCGAAAATTAATATAGTTAAAAGTTATGAAGAATTAAATAAAAAAGTTGAAGAACAATTTGATCTAAGAGATGCTATAATTTCTTCATCTGCAGCTCCAGGATTCTTTTCCCCACATAAAATTAATGAAAAAATGTATGTTGATGGTTCAATTTTTTCTAATAATCCAGCGTTATTAGGGCTAGCAGTTTCTTTTGAATTAGGTGTAAAAGATTTAAAAGAACTAAAAATATTATCTTTAGGAACTGGAATTGAAAATATTAAATATGATATATCTGAGGTATCAAATCAAAGTATAAAAAAAATGTTTAGACTTAATTCTTTTTTAGATAATATGTTCATGAAATTTTTCAATGTAGATGAAAAGGATTCGGGATTAATATCTATGGCATTTCCTTTATTAAAAACTACAATGAAAACGTCTATTGAAAATACAGACTATATTTTAACTAGGATATTAGATAATAGGAATTATTTAAGGATAAATGATCTTTCTAAAGATTTAAAAATAGATGAATTTCCAACTGAATTGATAAATAATATAGATGAACTTTATCTACAAAATCATTATTCTAATTTAGAAATATTTTTTAATGAAGAAATAAATGAA